A single region of the Sphingomonas sp. LY29 genome encodes:
- a CDS encoding DUF3297 family protein: MTDKPDLPDRLSLDPRNEHFDQDVLKHGVGIRFNGVEKTNVEEYSISEGWIRVAAGKSRDRFGNPMTVKLKGTVEPYYEGEEKGPGEAPRPDPY; the protein is encoded by the coding sequence ATGACCGACAAGCCAGACCTCCCCGACCGCCTCAGCCTCGACCCGCGCAACGAGCACTTCGACCAGGACGTGCTGAAGCATGGCGTCGGCATCCGCTTCAACGGTGTCGAAAAGACCAATGTCGAGGAATATTCGATTTCCGAAGGCTGGATCCGCGTCGCCGCGGGCAAGAGCCGCGATCGCTTCGGCAATCCGATGACGGTCAAGCTCAAGGGCACCGTCGAACCTTACTACGAAGGCGAAGAAAAAGGCCCCGGCGAGGCGCCGAGGCCTGATCCTTACTGA
- a CDS encoding amidohydrolase family protein translates to MRHISLLLGCSLFAVAVPTLAAQQPTPAPTPPVAPPIPQPGQAEPIQQDVPPGIAPAPGTAGLKGPKWNVNVPHGPGRTVPIDTRKGTWMSLDVSPDGREIAFDLLGDIYTVPIGGGEARAISTGHSWDMQPRYSPDGQEIAITSDRGGGDNIWTIRRDGSAPRQITKEDFRLLNQADWSPDGSFIVARKHFTSSRSLGAGEMWLYHRSGGDKGSGVQMTKARTKQKDTNEPAFSPDGRYLYFSDDATPGDTFEYSKDPNGQIYVIQRLDRQTGTIETYVDGPGGAIRPTPSPDGKTLAFIRRVRYKSTLMTMDIASGRITPVTDILDRDMQETWAVHGVYPGMSWTPDSKSIVFWAKGGIHRVDVASRAIFEIPFHVTGSRFVEDAVRQQKEVAPASFKTKMVRFATKSPDGSRTVYEALGNLWIADGNGANPRRLTRGAEMESYPTFSRDGRQIAYVGWTDDKAARIKVVSAGGGEGRVVTSEPGHYVEPAFSPDGSMITYRKTSDGFLTTPLYGRDPGLYVVPARGGAAKRVAKSGGQPMFGAANDRIFFTASGPEGKRLLKSVSLAGTDEVTHLVSQNAARFALSPDEQYVAWTERYQAYVTPFVRSGREIEIAPEGKALPQSRLSVDAGDWIHWSGNGRTLYWSQGPNLYGQNVGASNAFTGGKQAPAPLVAQLGIVAEQVKPSGRIALTGARIVTMRGDEVIEGGTVVIEGDRIISVGPTAAVSVPAGTRTIDVTGKTIIPGLIDAHWHGPMGSDLIVPQQNWVHAAALAYGVTTVHDPSNDTAEIFAAAEYQKAGKILGPRIFSTGTILYGATTPFTVEVNSLDDALSHLRRLQASGAWSVKSYNQPRREQRQMVIQAARQLGMEVVPEGGSLFEHNMTMIADGHTTIEHSLPVANVYDDVLQFWRGSGTAYTPTLIVAYGGAFGENWWYQKTKVWEEPILSRWVPRPLLDARSRRPVMYPDEENNLQSIANVARQVSELGVPVSIGAHGQREGLGAHWDLWSFALGGMTPLQSLKTGTINPARALGLDKDLGSVEPGKLADLVILDANPLENIRNSTSVSMTMVGGRLLDRNLQVVAGNVPGSASGFKPFWFHEQAGGSFTAGASVGVPHQD, encoded by the coding sequence ATGCGTCATATTTCGCTGCTGCTCGGCTGCTCTCTGTTCGCGGTCGCCGTGCCGACCCTTGCCGCCCAGCAGCCGACGCCCGCCCCCACCCCGCCGGTCGCGCCGCCGATCCCGCAGCCGGGCCAGGCCGAACCAATCCAGCAGGACGTGCCGCCTGGGATCGCCCCCGCGCCGGGGACCGCCGGTCTCAAGGGTCCGAAGTGGAACGTCAACGTCCCCCACGGCCCCGGTCGCACCGTGCCGATCGACACGCGCAAGGGCACGTGGATGAGCCTCGACGTGTCGCCCGACGGACGCGAGATCGCGTTCGACCTGTTGGGCGACATCTATACCGTGCCGATCGGCGGCGGCGAAGCACGCGCGATCTCGACCGGCCATTCGTGGGACATGCAGCCGCGCTATTCGCCCGATGGGCAGGAGATCGCGATCACGTCCGACCGCGGCGGCGGCGATAATATCTGGACGATCCGCCGCGACGGCTCCGCCCCGCGCCAGATCACCAAGGAAGATTTCCGCCTGCTCAACCAGGCCGACTGGTCGCCCGACGGCAGCTTCATCGTCGCGCGCAAGCATTTCACCTCGTCGCGCTCGCTCGGCGCGGGCGAGATGTGGCTCTACCACCGCAGCGGCGGGGACAAGGGCTCTGGCGTGCAGATGACCAAGGCGCGCACCAAGCAGAAGGACACCAACGAACCCGCCTTCTCGCCCGATGGCCGCTATCTCTATTTCTCCGACGACGCGACTCCCGGCGACACGTTCGAATATTCGAAGGATCCGAACGGGCAGATCTACGTCATCCAGCGGCTCGACCGGCAGACCGGCACGATCGAAACCTATGTCGACGGTCCCGGTGGCGCGATCCGTCCGACCCCGTCGCCGGACGGCAAGACCTTGGCCTTCATCCGCCGCGTCCGGTACAAATCGACGCTGATGACGATGGACATCGCGTCCGGACGCATCACGCCGGTCACCGACATCCTCGACCGCGACATGCAGGAAACTTGGGCGGTCCACGGCGTCTATCCGGGGATGAGCTGGACCCCTGACAGCAAGTCGATCGTGTTCTGGGCGAAGGGCGGGATCCACCGCGTCGACGTGGCCAGCCGCGCCATCTTCGAAATCCCCTTCCACGTCACCGGATCGCGCTTCGTCGAGGATGCGGTTCGCCAGCAGAAGGAAGTCGCGCCCGCCAGCTTCAAAACGAAAATGGTCCGCTTCGCCACCAAGAGCCCCGACGGGTCGCGCACCGTCTATGAAGCGCTTGGCAATTTGTGGATCGCCGACGGCAACGGCGCCAACCCGCGGCGGCTGACCCGCGGCGCGGAAATGGAAAGCTACCCGACCTTCTCGCGCGATGGGCGGCAGATCGCCTATGTCGGCTGGACCGATGACAAGGCGGCACGGATCAAGGTGGTGTCGGCGGGCGGCGGCGAGGGTCGCGTCGTCACCAGCGAGCCGGGCCATTACGTCGAGCCCGCATTCTCGCCCGACGGCAGCATGATCACCTATCGCAAGACCAGCGACGGCTTCCTGACGACGCCGCTCTACGGCCGCGATCCCGGTCTCTACGTCGTCCCCGCGCGCGGCGGGGCGGCCAAGCGCGTCGCGAAAAGCGGCGGCCAGCCGATGTTCGGCGCGGCCAACGACCGCATTTTCTTCACCGCGTCGGGACCTGAGGGCAAGCGGCTGCTGAAGTCGGTGTCGCTCGCCGGGACCGACGAAGTCACGCACCTCGTCTCGCAGAACGCAGCGCGGTTCGCGCTGTCGCCCGATGAGCAGTATGTCGCCTGGACCGAGCGCTACCAGGCCTATGTGACGCCGTTCGTTCGTTCGGGCCGGGAAATCGAAATCGCGCCCGAGGGCAAGGCGCTGCCGCAGTCGCGGCTCAGCGTCGATGCGGGCGACTGGATCCACTGGTCGGGCAACGGGCGCACGCTCTACTGGAGCCAGGGTCCGAACCTCTACGGCCAGAATGTCGGCGCCTCGAACGCCTTCACTGGCGGCAAGCAGGCGCCCGCGCCTCTGGTCGCGCAACTCGGTATCGTTGCCGAACAGGTCAAGCCATCGGGCCGCATCGCGCTGACCGGGGCGCGGATCGTGACGATGCGCGGCGACGAAGTGATCGAGGGCGGGACGGTGGTGATCGAAGGCGATCGCATCATCTCCGTCGGGCCGACCGCCGCGGTGTCGGTACCGGCGGGCACGCGCACGATCGACGTCACCGGAAAGACGATCATCCCCGGCCTGATCGACGCGCACTGGCACGGGCCGATGGGCAGCGACCTGATCGTGCCGCAGCAGAATTGGGTCCACGCCGCTGCGCTCGCTTATGGCGTGACCACGGTGCACGACCCGTCGAACGACACCGCCGAGATCTTCGCCGCGGCGGAATATCAGAAGGCGGGCAAGATCCTCGGGCCCCGCATCTTCTCGACCGGCACCATCCTTTACGGCGCGACGACGCCATTCACGGTGGAGGTGAACAGCCTGGACGACGCGCTGTCGCACCTGCGGCGCCTGCAGGCATCGGGCGCCTGGTCGGTGAAGAGCTACAACCAGCCGCGGCGCGAACAGCGGCAGATGGTGATCCAGGCCGCGCGCCAACTGGGGATGGAAGTTGTTCCCGAAGGCGGTTCGCTGTTCGAGCACAACATGACGATGATCGCCGACGGTCACACGACGATCGAACATTCGCTGCCCGTCGCCAATGTTTACGACGACGTGCTTCAATTCTGGCGCGGCAGCGGCACCGCCTACACGCCCACGCTGATCGTCGCGTACGGCGGCGCGTTCGGCGAAAATTGGTGGTACCAGAAAACCAAGGTGTGGGAGGAGCCGATCCTGTCGCGCTGGGTCCCCCGCCCCCTGCTCGATGCGCGCTCGCGCCGACCGGTGATGTATCCCGACGAAGAGAATAATCTGCAGTCGATCGCCAACGTCGCACGACAGGTCAGCGAGCTTGGCGTGCCGGTGTCGATCGGCGCGCACGGGCAGCGCGAAGGCCTTGGCGCGCACTGGGACCTGTGGAGCTTCGCCCTCGGCGGAATGACTCCGCTGCAGTCGCTCAAGACCGGCACGATCAACCCGGCGCGCGCGCTCGGCCTCGACAAGGACCTTGGCAGCGTCGAGCCTGGCAAGCTGGCCGACCTCGTCATCCTCGACGCCAACCCGCTGGAGAACATCCGAAACTCGACTAGCGTCTCGATGACGATGGTCGGCGGCCGCCTGCTCGACCGTAATCTTCAGGTGGTTGCGGGCAATGTCCCGGGCAGCGCGTCGGGCTTCAAGCCCTTCTGGTTCCACGAGCAAGCCGGCGGAAGCTTCACTGCCGGCGCGAGCGTCGGAGTGCCACACCAAGACTGA
- a CDS encoding DUF2975 domain-containing protein: MTITRSNSDPLLTTARYVLGGAMGLCAFATTMTAIGLGAVLTVQRQEMNDKLALEGVADGGYLAVVAGMLLIGALLALTFLFLRELFRIVGSVRMGDPFVPINADRLQRMAWMNLVIQFLLVAVASIAVWFRKMSTALLAEDALNLAVGATLLTLVLFILARVFRVGAAMREELEGTI, encoded by the coding sequence ATGACCATCACCAGATCGAATTCGGACCCGTTGCTCACCACCGCGCGATACGTCCTTGGTGGGGCAATGGGTCTTTGCGCCTTTGCAACGACGATGACCGCGATCGGTCTCGGCGCCGTGCTGACCGTCCAGCGGCAGGAGATGAACGACAAGCTGGCGCTCGAGGGCGTAGCGGACGGCGGCTATCTCGCGGTGGTCGCGGGTATGCTCCTGATCGGCGCGCTGCTTGCGCTGACGTTTCTCTTCCTGCGCGAACTCTTCCGCATCGTCGGGTCGGTGCGAATGGGCGACCCGTTCGTTCCGATCAATGCCGACCGGCTGCAGCGCATGGCGTGGATGAATCTCGTGATCCAGTTCCTCTTGGTTGCCGTGGCCTCGATTGCGGTCTGGTTCCGCAAGATGAGCACTGCCCTCCTCGCCGAGGACGCGCTTAACCTGGCCGTCGGCGCGACTCTGCTGACGCTGGTGCTCTTCATTCTGGCGCGGGTGTTCCGGGTCGGCGCGGCGATGCGCGAAGAGCTGGAAGGGACGATCTGA
- a CDS encoding helix-turn-helix transcriptional regulator translates to MAIIVKLDDRLHERRMTLTELAERVDITLANLSILKTGKARAIRFSTLEAICRELDCQPGDILAFDATG, encoded by the coding sequence ATGGCGATCATCGTCAAGCTCGACGACCGGCTTCACGAGCGGCGGATGACCCTCACCGAACTTGCGGAGCGGGTCGACATCACGCTGGCCAACCTGTCGATCCTGAAGACCGGCAAGGCGCGCGCGATCCGCTTCTCCACGCTCGAGGCGATCTGCCGCGAACTCGATTGTCAACCTGGCGACATATTGGCGTTCGACGCCACCGGTTGA
- a CDS encoding thiamine pyrophosphate-dependent enzyme → MSEPQARPNRPALALHVPEPAYRPGDAPDFSSIVVPAAGEAPRPDVGADAKETHPLTNHLVRVLDDEGRATGPWDPRLDPDTLRKMLTDMKTVRVFDDRMYRAQRQGKTSFYMKCTGEEAIAVAAATAMDPEDMHFPTYRQQGLLVARGYPLRQMMCQIYSNAGDTLKGRQLPIMYSDKKHGFFSISGNLGTQYPQAVGWAMASAIKGDSRIAMGWIGDGATAEGDFHSALTFAAVYQAPVILAVVNNQWAISSFSGIAGAEQATFAARAVGYGIAGLRVDGNDALAVYAAVRWASERARTNSGPTLIEFFTYRAEGHSTSDDPTGYRPAGEAQAWPLGDPIARLKAHLVALGEWDDERDAALDKEIDATVRAAQKDAEKQGILPEQGRDNIAGMFDDVYAEVPWHIAEQREEILEEARG, encoded by the coding sequence ATGAGCGAACCCCAAGCGCGCCCCAATCGGCCGGCGCTGGCCCTGCATGTGCCCGAGCCGGCGTATCGGCCGGGCGACGCGCCCGACTTCTCGTCGATCGTCGTCCCCGCTGCTGGCGAAGCGCCGCGGCCCGACGTCGGTGCCGACGCGAAGGAAACGCATCCGCTGACCAACCACCTGGTGCGCGTGCTCGATGACGAAGGTCGCGCGACGGGGCCATGGGATCCGCGCCTCGACCCCGATACCCTGCGCAAGATGCTGACCGACATGAAGACGGTCCGCGTGTTCGACGACCGAATGTATCGCGCGCAGCGGCAGGGGAAGACCAGTTTCTACATGAAGTGCACGGGTGAGGAGGCGATTGCGGTCGCCGCCGCCACCGCGATGGACCCCGAGGACATGCACTTCCCGACCTATCGCCAGCAGGGCCTGCTGGTCGCGCGCGGCTATCCGCTGCGCCAGATGATGTGCCAGATTTACTCGAACGCGGGCGATACGCTGAAGGGTCGCCAGCTACCGATCATGTATTCGGACAAGAAGCACGGCTTCTTTTCCATCTCGGGCAACCTCGGCACCCAATATCCGCAGGCGGTCGGCTGGGCGATGGCGAGCGCGATCAAGGGCGACAGCCGCATCGCGATGGGCTGGATCGGCGACGGCGCGACCGCGGAAGGCGACTTCCATTCAGCGCTGACCTTCGCCGCGGTCTACCAGGCGCCGGTGATCCTGGCGGTGGTCAACAACCAGTGGGCGATCTCCAGCTTCTCCGGAATCGCGGGCGCCGAGCAGGCGACCTTCGCTGCGCGCGCGGTCGGCTATGGCATCGCCGGCCTTCGCGTCGACGGCAATGATGCGCTCGCGGTCTATGCGGCAGTGCGCTGGGCATCGGAGCGGGCGCGGACCAACAGCGGACCGACGCTGATCGAGTTCTTCACCTATCGCGCCGAGGGGCATTCCACCTCCGACGATCCGACCGGATATCGACCCGCCGGCGAAGCGCAGGCGTGGCCGCTGGGCGATCCGATCGCGCGGCTGAAGGCGCATCTGGTCGCGCTGGGCGAGTGGGACGACGAGCGCGACGCAGCGCTCGACAAGGAAATCGACGCCACGGTCCGCGCCGCGCAAAAGGATGCGGAAAAACAGGGCATCCTTCCCGAACAGGGCCGCGACAACATCGCGGGCATGTTCGACGACGTTTATGCCGAGGTGCCGTGGCACATCGCCGAGCAGCGCGAAGAAATCCTGGAAGAGGCGCGCGGCTGA
- a CDS encoding alpha-ketoacid dehydrogenase subunit beta encodes MATMNMIQAINDAHRVMMAKDESVVVYGEDVGYFGGVFRATEGLQKQFGKTRAFDAPISEGGIVGTAVGMAAYGLKPVIEIQFADYIYPGYDQIVSEVAKMRYRTAGEWTMPMVIRSPYGGGIFGGQTHSQSPEALFTHVAGLKTVIPSNPHDAKGLLIAAIEDPDPVIFFEPKRIYNGPFDGHHDRPVTPWAKREEAQVPDGHFTVPLGKAAIVRPGEALTVLTYGTMVHVARAAVEENGIDAEVIDLRTLLPLDIEAIEESVKKTGRCLVVQEATRTCGYGAELAALVQERCFYHLEAPVIRVAGPDTPYPHAYEWAYFPGPKRLKAALKKVMES; translated from the coding sequence ATGGCGACGATGAACATGATCCAGGCGATCAACGACGCTCACCGCGTGATGATGGCCAAGGACGAGAGCGTCGTCGTCTATGGCGAAGACGTCGGCTATTTCGGCGGCGTGTTTCGCGCGACGGAAGGCCTGCAAAAGCAGTTCGGCAAGACCCGCGCCTTCGACGCGCCGATTTCCGAGGGCGGGATCGTCGGCACTGCGGTGGGCATGGCGGCCTATGGCCTGAAGCCCGTGATCGAGATCCAGTTCGCCGACTACATCTACCCCGGCTACGACCAGATCGTCAGCGAGGTCGCCAAGATGCGCTATCGCACCGCGGGCGAATGGACTATGCCGATGGTCATCCGCTCCCCCTACGGCGGCGGCATTTTCGGCGGGCAGACGCACAGCCAGAGCCCCGAAGCGCTGTTCACCCACGTCGCCGGCCTGAAAACGGTGATCCCGTCGAACCCGCACGACGCGAAGGGCCTGCTGATCGCGGCGATCGAGGATCCCGATCCGGTGATCTTCTTCGAGCCCAAGCGCATCTACAACGGCCCGTTCGACGGACATCACGACCGCCCGGTCACGCCGTGGGCGAAGCGCGAGGAAGCGCAGGTCCCTGACGGCCACTTCACCGTGCCGCTCGGCAAGGCCGCGATCGTCCGCCCGGGCGAGGCGCTGACCGTGCTGACCTATGGCACCATGGTCCACGTCGCGCGTGCCGCTGTCGAGGAGAATGGCATCGACGCCGAGGTCATCGACCTGCGCACGTTGCTTCCGCTCGATATCGAAGCGATCGAGGAAAGCGTGAAGAAGACCGGCCGCTGCCTCGTGGTGCAGGAAGCGACGCGCACCTGCGGTTACGGCGCCGAGCTTGCCGCGCTGGTGCAGGAGCGCTGCTTCTATCACCTCGAGGCGCCGGTGATCCGCGTGGCGGGTCCCGATACCCCTTATCCGCATGCCTACGAATGGGCCTATTTCCCGGGGCCGAAGCGCCTCAAGGCCGCTCTCAAGAAAGTGATGGAGTCCTAA
- a CDS encoding dihydrolipoamide acetyltransferase family protein produces MATYQFKLPDIGEGIAEAEIVAWHIAVGDRVEEDQQLADMMTDKATVEMESPVAGTVTKLAGEVGDQIAIGSVLVEIETEGTAAAPESRDEQPLGDGAVVATEAQEEAIPTSATEEAPTPPAPAPATAPAPVAPRAESAPTPVTDHAEAAKVLASPAVRQRARDLGIDLGDVKIASDRIRHADLDAYLLYHGGGVSHGGGAKRADETIKVVGLRRKIAENMQEAKRRIPHFTLVEEFDVTDLEETRAMMNRDRGDNPKLTLLPFLITAMGKALVDWPMLNATFDDDAMQLTRHGSMHLGMATQTPGGLMVPVIRDAQSRNVWQLAREVARLADAAKSGKASRDELSGSTITLSSLGPMGGVTSTPVINRPEVAIIAVNKLREMPVIVDGDLEARKLMNLSLSCDHRVVDGWDAANFLQTMKSYIENPLRLLSA; encoded by the coding sequence ATGGCGACCTATCAGTTCAAGCTCCCCGACATCGGCGAAGGCATTGCCGAGGCCGAGATCGTCGCATGGCACATCGCGGTCGGCGACCGGGTCGAAGAAGACCAGCAGCTCGCCGATATGATGACCGACAAGGCGACGGTCGAAATGGAAAGCCCGGTCGCGGGCACCGTGACCAAGTTGGCCGGCGAAGTCGGCGACCAGATCGCGATCGGGTCGGTGCTGGTCGAGATCGAGACCGAAGGCACCGCCGCCGCGCCCGAAAGCCGCGACGAGCAGCCGCTTGGTGACGGTGCGGTCGTCGCTACCGAGGCGCAGGAGGAAGCGATTCCGACCAGCGCGACGGAGGAAGCGCCTACCCCGCCGGCACCAGCGCCTGCAACCGCGCCTGCACCGGTCGCACCTCGCGCCGAATCTGCGCCGACGCCTGTGACCGATCATGCCGAAGCAGCGAAGGTGCTCGCCTCGCCGGCAGTGCGCCAGCGTGCGCGCGACCTGGGCATCGACCTGGGCGACGTGAAGATCGCAAGCGATCGCATCCGCCACGCCGACCTCGATGCGTATTTGCTCTATCATGGCGGTGGCGTCAGCCACGGCGGCGGCGCCAAGCGCGCCGACGAGACGATCAAGGTCGTCGGGCTTCGTCGCAAGATCGCGGAGAATATGCAGGAGGCCAAGCGCCGCATACCCCACTTCACGCTGGTCGAAGAGTTTGACGTCACCGACCTGGAAGAGACTCGCGCGATGATGAATCGCGATCGCGGCGACAATCCCAAGCTGACGTTGCTCCCATTCCTCATCACCGCGATGGGCAAGGCGCTGGTCGATTGGCCGATGCTCAACGCGACCTTCGACGACGATGCCATGCAGCTGACCCGTCACGGGTCGATGCACCTTGGCATGGCGACGCAGACTCCCGGCGGCCTGATGGTCCCCGTCATTCGCGACGCGCAATCCAGGAACGTGTGGCAACTCGCACGCGAGGTCGCGCGGCTTGCCGATGCGGCCAAGTCGGGCAAGGCCTCACGCGACGAACTCAGCGGATCGACGATCACTTTGTCGAGCCTCGGCCCGATGGGCGGCGTCACCTCGACCCCGGTCATCAACCGGCCCGAAGTCGCGATCATCGCGGTCAACAAGCTGCGCGAAATGCCGGTGATCGTCGATGGCGACCTGGAAGCGCGCAAGCTGATGAACCTCAGCCTCAGCTGCGACCATCGCGTCGTCGATGGCTGGGACGCGGCGAACTTCCTGCAGACGATGAAGTCCTACATCGAAAACCCGCTGCGGTTGCTGAGCGCCTGA
- a CDS encoding FtsW/RodA/SpoVE family cell cycle protein, with protein MSRAGSASLALGTCAVAAGAAFLWDVGALPGMASRNAAAFVVGLALGWGSHALARRHWGAAALFALGTVVLALVLLVGAEVDGVRRWLPLGPFDVQPALMLVPLLLAIAASREGRHWRALILLPMALVALQPDAATLSALAAGMVALMVHASVHSRRGWSRRRTSIAVGALFVTVVGIVVAGIRTPPPVAFVEGTIEIARLSGTPAILLHLAAVALMIAALAASGDADGIALAAYFTVAAVVAAFWAFPMPVAGAAPSHLVGFGLALGWVATGRRRAAPFGPPS; from the coding sequence ATGTCCCGCGCGGGGTCGGCGTCGCTGGCGCTCGGCACCTGCGCGGTCGCCGCCGGCGCGGCGTTCCTGTGGGACGTCGGCGCCCTGCCCGGCATGGCCAGCAGAAACGCCGCGGCCTTTGTCGTCGGGTTGGCTCTCGGGTGGGGCTCTCACGCTCTTGCTCGCCGGCATTGGGGCGCCGCGGCGCTGTTCGCGCTTGGCACCGTCGTCCTTGCGCTGGTTCTGTTGGTCGGGGCCGAGGTCGACGGCGTTCGCCGCTGGCTCCCGCTCGGCCCGTTCGATGTCCAGCCCGCGCTGATGCTGGTGCCGCTGCTGCTGGCGATCGCTGCCAGCCGCGAAGGCCGCCACTGGCGTGCGCTGATCCTGCTGCCGATGGCGCTGGTGGCTCTGCAGCCGGACGCGGCGACCTTGTCCGCGCTGGCCGCCGGAATGGTCGCGCTGATGGTCCACGCCAGTGTCCATTCGCGTCGCGGCTGGTCGCGGCGGCGCACCTCGATCGCGGTCGGCGCTTTGTTCGTGACTGTCGTCGGGATTGTCGTTGCAGGGATCCGCACCCCGCCCCCGGTCGCGTTTGTCGAAGGGACGATCGAGATTGCGCGGTTGAGCGGGACGCCCGCCATCCTGCTGCATCTTGCCGCGGTCGCGCTGATGATCGCCGCGCTCGCGGCGAGCGGCGATGCGGACGGCATCGCGCTTGCGGCTTATTTCACCGTCGCGGCGGTCGTCGCGGCATTCTGGGCGTTCCCGATGCCCGTCGCCGGCGCCGCGCCTAGCCACCTGGTCGGCTTCGGCCTGGCGCTTGGGTGGGTCGCGACGGGACGGCGACGCGCCGCCCCGTTCGGCCCTCCGTCCTAG
- a CDS encoding FMN-dependent NADH-azoreductase — protein MTILKIDSSITGDVSVSRQLTGAITDQLVSQNLDQRVVQRDLVATPLAHFTLGGSGDADILAEFMDADTIVVGAPMYNFTVPSQLKAWIDRILVAGTTFQYSAEGKPEGLVGDKRVIVAISRGGFYDDGNAFEHVKSYLQAAFGFIGIVPEFVHADGIAVGPEQRDAGIANGLLEVERLAA, from the coding sequence ATGACCATCCTCAAGATCGACAGCAGCATTACCGGCGACGTCAGCGTCAGCCGCCAGTTGACCGGTGCCATCACCGACCAACTCGTCTCGCAGAACCTCGATCAGCGCGTCGTCCAGCGCGATCTCGTCGCGACGCCGCTGGCGCACTTCACGCTGGGCGGATCGGGCGATGCCGACATCCTCGCCGAGTTCATGGACGCCGACACGATCGTGGTCGGTGCGCCGATGTACAATTTCACCGTTCCCAGCCAGCTCAAGGCGTGGATCGACCGGATCCTCGTCGCGGGCACGACTTTCCAGTACAGCGCCGAAGGCAAGCCCGAAGGCCTCGTCGGCGACAAGCGCGTCATCGTCGCCATCTCGCGCGGCGGTTTCTACGATGACGGCAACGCTTTCGAACATGTGAAGAGCTACCTTCAGGCGGCGTTCGGCTTCATCGGTATCGTGCCCGAATTCGTCCACGCCGACGGGATCGCGGTCGGACCCGAACAGCGCGACGCCGGGATCGCCAACGGCCTCCTCGAAGTCGAGCGGCTAGCCGCCTAG
- a CDS encoding helix-turn-helix domain-containing protein, with protein MDQLQDGINLFARHSDVPAPAEAKDANISHDSSACRRVTPVLNRVGDKWSMQIVMALANGPQRFSELKRAIDGVSQRMLTLSLRGLERDGLISRHVTPTIPPRVDYELTDLGVSLREPVNALGQWATEHIDCIRAAQARFDAKADSD; from the coding sequence ATGGACCAGCTACAAGACGGCATTAATTTGTTCGCTAGGCACAGCGATGTGCCTGCCCCCGCCGAGGCCAAGGATGCGAATATTTCGCACGACAGCAGCGCTTGTCGGCGCGTCACCCCCGTGCTCAACCGGGTAGGCGACAAGTGGAGCATGCAGATCGTGATGGCACTGGCCAACGGACCGCAGCGTTTTTCCGAACTGAAGCGCGCCATCGATGGCGTGTCGCAGCGGATGCTGACGCTGTCGCTGCGCGGGCTTGAGCGCGACGGACTGATCTCGCGCCACGTGACGCCGACGATTCCGCCGCGGGTCGATTACGAACTCACCGACTTGGGAGTCTCGCTTCGCGAGCCGGTCAACGCACTCGGCCAGTGGGCGACCGAACATATCGACTGCATCCGCGCCGCACAGGCGCGGTTCGACGCCAAGGCCGATTCGGACTGA